The stretch of DNA GTCATACTCGCCGCCGCCGGGGACGGAATCGAGGTGGCTGCCGGTGGCCACCGCGTCCTTCCGCACACCCGCGGCCGTGTCCCACCAGGCCCAGATGATGCCGTTGGCGTCGGTGTGGACGTCCAGCCCACGCCGGGTGGCCCGCTCGATGAACCAGATCCGCAGGTCCGTTTCGGCGGTGGAGAACACCGGGCGGGAGTAGCCGCCGCGGGTCCTGTCACGCCCGACGTCGGAGATTTCCTTCAGGAGGCCGGCAACGGTGGGTGCGCCGGCGGTTTCTGCGGGTACGGCAGGCGGTGCGGGTGCTGTCTGGGGAAGGCTCACGGGGTTCCGTTCTACGTGGTGAGTGCTGGTGAGGCGGTGCTGCGGAACCGGTCCGGGACCACCGCTGCGCCGGTGGCCAGGTCCGCCGCCCACTGTCCGATCAGCGGGGCGAATTTAGCGCCGTGCCCGGAGCAGGGCGAGACGACGGTGAGGTTGTCCGCCCGGTCGATGAGGAAGTCCTCATTGGGGGTGTTGGTGAACAGGCAGGTGGTTTCGGCGTACGGCTCAGGGTCCAGGCCGGGCAGGTATCGGCTGACGTAGTCCACCACGCGGGCGCGGTTGGCCGGGTCCACCTGGCCGGTCTGGTCCGCGGCCGACGGGATCAGCGGTCCGCCGTTGTATTCGGCCACTTTCTGGCCGGCGAATCCGGCGTCCCGGCCGCCGGGAAGTCCGTAGGCCTGGATGTCCGCGGCCTTGTGGATGAACGTGGGCCAGGTGGCGCCGGGGTAGCCGTCGCGGTAGCGGAAGTGGAACGCCTGCTCCTGCCGGACGGTGAACTCGGGCAGGCCGGCGAGGAAGCCGGCCGGCAGCGGCAGGGAGTCCAGCAGCCGCGGCAGCCAGCCGCCGGCGCTGATGACGACGTTGCCGGCGTCGAACGTTTCCCCTGCGGCGGAGTGCAGCCGGTAGCCGGCGCCGGTCCCGCGGCCGAGGCGTTCCACCCGCTCCACAGTCCAGCCGGTCAGCACCCGGGCGCCGTTGCGGACGGCGAGCGCCACCATCGCGTTCACGGAGGTCTCGGCATCGATGACCCCTGCCCCGGGGTGCCAGAGGACCTCGGTGTCGAAGGCAATCTGGGGCCAGCGGGACCGGGCCTCGGCGGCGGAGAGCAGCTCGTGGCCGATCCCGGCGCCTGCCAGGACGCCGGCCAGCAAGGCAGGCTGCCGCGTGGGGCCGTAGTCCACCGCCCCGAAGGGCGTGATCAGCTCAGTTCCGGCCTCGGCGGCCAGGCTGTCCCAGAGGGCCTTCGAGTCCAGCACGGCCTGCGTGTAGAAGGGGTCCGGGTAGGCGTAGCGGAAGATCCTGGCGGAGCCGTGGGAGCTGGCGTTGTGTGCGGCCGGAACGTCGCGCTCCAGCAGGGTGACCTGGTGCCCGCGGGCGGCCAGCTGCCAGGCGGTGGCGGCGCCGGCCAGGCCGGCGCCCACCACCACATAATCGGACGGGTCCGGAAGCGGGTCACCCATCAGAAGCTGCCCTGGACGCCCGGGATCCAGCTGGTTCCGGCCAGCGGCACGCGGGCCATGGCGGAGGCCTCGATGGTCAGTGCCACCAGGTCCTCGGGTTCCAGGTTGTGCAGGTGCGACTTGCCGCAGGCCCGGGCGATGGTCTGGGCTTCCATGGTGAGGACGCGGAGGTAGTTGGCCAGGCGCTTGCCGGCGGCCACCGGGTCCAGACGGGACGAAAGCTCCGGGTCCTGGGTGGTGATGCCGGCCGGGTCCCGGCCGTCCTGGAAGTCATCGTAGAACCCTGCGGCCGAGCCCAGGCCAGCGTATTCGGCGGCGTAGCGGGGATCGTTGTCGCCCAGGGCGATCAGCGCGGCGGTGCCGATGGCCACGGCGTCCGCGCCCAGGGCCATGGCCTTGGCCACGTCGGCGCCGGTGCGGATGCCGCCGGAGACGATGAGCTGGACCTTGCGGTGCACGCCGAGTTCCTGCAGCGCCTGGACGGCCTGCGGAATGGCCGCGAGCGTGGGGATGCCGACATTTTCGATGAACACCTGCTGCGTTGCCGCGGTGCCGCCCTGCATGCCGTCCACCACCACCACGTCGGCGCCGGACTTCACCGCCAGCGCTGTGTCGTAGTACGGCCGGGACGCACCGATCTTGACGTAGATGGGCGTCTTCCAGCCGGTGATCTCGCGGAGTTCCCCGATCTTGATCTCGAGGTCATCCGGGCCGGTCCAGTCCGGGTGCCGGCTGGCGGAGCGCTGGTCGATGCCCACCGGCAGGGTGCGCATCCCGGCCACACGCTCGGTAATCTTCTGGCCCAGCAGCATGCCGCCGCCGCCGGGCTTGGCACCCTGGCCCAGCACGATCTCAATGGCGTCGGCCTTGCGCAGATCGTCCGGGTTCATGCCGTAACGGGACGGCAGGTACTGGTACACCAGGTGCTTGGACTGGCCGCGCTCCTCCGGCGTCATGCCGCCGTCGCCCGTGGTGGTGGAGGTGCCCACCTCGGACGCGCCACGGCCCAGCGCCTCCTTGGCGTTGGCGGACAGCGCGCCGAAACTCATGCCGGCGATGGTCACGGGGGTCTGCAGGTGCAGCGGGCGGGAGGCGTGCCGGTCGCCGAGGACGACGTCGGTATCGCACTTTTCGCGGTAGCCCTCCAGGGGGTAGCGGGACATCGAGGCGCCGAGGAAGAGCAGGTCGTCGAAGTGCGGGACCTTGCGTTTGGCGCCCCAGCCGCGGATGTCGTAGACGCCGGTGGCGGCGGCGCGCTGGATGTCGGCGATGGTGGCGCGGTCGAAGGTGGCGGACTCGCGGAGACCGAGTTCGGCGATGTTGGCGGGCGCTGCGGCCGGCCTCTGGGCGGGCGCGGGAATGGAGGTGATGGTCATTGGGGGCCTCCTAGTAGGCAGTCGAGTTGTCGACGTGGAAGTGGTAGAGGTTCCGGGCGGAGCCATAGCGCTTGAAATCGGCCGGGTTGTCGGTGCGGCCCGCGGTGGACAGCAGTTCTGCGAGTTCGGCCAGGTGCTCGTCCCGCAGCGGCTTTTCGATGCAGTCCGCGCCCAGGGAGGCCACGGTGCCCTTGACGTAGATCCGGGCTTCGTAGATGGAGTCGCCCAGGGCGTCGCCGGCGTCGCCGCAGACCACCAGCCGGCCGGCTTGGGCCATGAACGCTGACATGTGGCCGATGTTGCCGCCCACCACAATGTCCACGCCCTTCATGGAGATGCCGCAGCGGGCGCCGGCGTTGCCGTCGATGACCACCAGGCCGCCGTGGCCGGTGGCGGCGGCGGACTGGGAGGCATCGCCTGTGACGTGGACGGTGCCGGACATGATGTTCTCGGCCAGTCCGACGCCGGCATTGCCGTTGACGGTCACGGTTCCCTTTTGGTGCATCCCGGCGGCGTAGTAGCCGGCGTGGCCTTCGATGGTGACGTTCACGTCGGCGTTGATGCCGACGGCGAGGCTGTGTTTGCCGCCGGGGTGGGTCACGGTCCAGGACTGGCCGTCGACGGCGTGGTGCAGGTCCTGGTTCAGGCCGCGGACCGGGGCGTCGGCGAGGTCCACCACGGTGGGCGCCTCAGCGGTAGCTGCAGTTTCCAGGGCTTCGGGGGCTGTCAGAGTGACCATGTGTAGACCTTTCCGGGTTCCGGTTCAAAGATGCGGGCGTTGTCGATGCCGGGCAGTGCTGCCAGGGCGCGGTACTCGGAGGCCATGGCCACGTAGTCGTCCGTTTCGGCGATGATGGCGGGCTTGCAGGCGATGGGGTCGCGGACCACTGCCATGCTGTCCGCGGTGGTGACCACCAGGGTGTAGAAGCCGTCCAGGACCTTGCCCAGGTTCACCAGCGCTTCCTCAAGGGTGTCGCCCTGCTTCAGCCGGGAAGCGACGTAGCGTGCGCCCACCTCGGTGTCGTTCTCGGAGTCGAACACCACGCCTTCGCGCTTGAGCTCGCGGCGGACGGTGGCGTGGTTGGAGAAGGACCCGTTGTGGACCAGGCAGAGGTCGTCGGCCACGGAGAAGGGGTGCGAGCCGCCGGCGGTGACGGCGGATTCGGTGGCCATCCGGGTGTGGGACAGGCCCTGGCTGCCGGCCATGGCCTCGAGCCCGTGCTCGGCGGCGATCTCCATGGGGTGGCCCACGCTCTTCATGACGGCAACGTGTTCGCCTCGGCCGATGATGGTGGCGCCGGGCACGGTTTCGGTGACGGCCTTGGCCAGCAGATCGGTCCCGACGGCGGCGCTCACCAGGGTGGTGTCCCCCACCACGCGGACGGCTGCTGCCGCATCTGCTGGGAGGAGCGCCGCGACGCCCGAGGTGATGTCCGCCGTCGTGATTCCCTGGTCTTTGCCGAGCAGGCTCAGGGTGGACGTGCCCGGGGAGACCAGGCCGGGGGTGTTGTAGACGGCGAGGCCGGCGGAGTCGGGTCCGCGGTCCACGATCTGGCAGAGCATCGAGGACAGCAGGCTGCCCATCCGGGGGTGCAGCGAGGGATTGCGCAGCTGCAGCGCGGCGATTCCGCACATGGTGGGATTCCTTTACTGGGTAGGGGTTAGATCGAGGTGAGGTAGGTCCGGATTTCCCAGTCGCTGACCTGGTTGTGCCAGCTGAGGAACTCGTCTTCCTTGGCGTCGGCGTAGTAGGCGCCGATTGCCGCGTCGCCGCTGAGGCTGGCCAGGATGACCGGGTCCCTGCGGAGTGCTTCGACGGCGTGCAGCAGCGTGGCCGGCAACAGGTGGGCATCCGCCTTGGACTCCCCCGGCCCGGACGGCGTGCCCGGGTCCATCGATTTCTCCACCCCGTCCAGGCCGGCGGCCACGGCAGTGGCGATGGCCAGGTACGGGTTGGCGGAGCCATCGCCGGAGCGGAGTTCGATCCGCTTGTTGTCCGGCACGCGGATCATGTGGGTGCGGTCGTTGCCGCCGTAGGAGGCCTTCCGCGGGGACCAGGTGGCGCCGGAGGAGCTGGTGGTGGCGCCGGTCCGCTTGTAGGAGTTGACCGTGGGGGCGAGGAAGGCCTGCAGTGCGGGGGCGTGGTCCAGGATCCCGCCAATGAAGGAGTAGGCGAGGCCGGACAGCCCAAGGCCGCGTCCGCCGTCGTCCGCTGTCTTTTCCGCATCTTCCGCACCCGGGAACAGTGCATTGCCGTCGGACCACAGCGAGAGGTGGAAGTGCAGGCCGGTGCCGGTGCGGTCGGTGAACGGCTTGGGCATGAAGGTGGCGGTCATCCCGCGCTGCTCGGCCAGGATGTTCAGGATGTAGCGGAGCGAGACTACGCGGTCCGCGGTGGTGAGGGCATCGGCGTAGTTGAAGTTCTGCTCAAACTGGCCCGCGGCGTCCTCGTGGTCGTTGGCGTAATTGCCCCAGCCCAGGCTGTTCATGGCTTCGCTGATGGACGTCAGGTGTTCGTACATCCGAGTGACACCGCGGGCGTCGTAGCAGGGGCGGGGCGAATCATCGCGGGTGTCGGCGGTGCTCAGCGTCCCGTCGTCGTTCCTGTTGACCAGGAAGTATTCCACTTCCGCGCCCACCTTGGCCTGCATGCCCTGGTCCGCAAGCCGCGCCAGGGCGTTCTTGAGGATGACGCGCGGGGCGTAGGGCCAGGGCTTGCCGTTGACGTGCGGGTCGCAGTGGATGATGGCCAGGCCCTCCTTGATGAAGGGCACCGGGGTGAAGGACGTGAGATCGGGGACGGCGATGAGGTCCGCGTCCTGGGGCTTCTGGCCGATCAGGCCCGCGGCGTAGCCGGCGAAGCCCATGGCGCCTTTTTCGAGTTCGTCGGCGGCTTCCACCGGGACCAGCTTGGCGCAGGGCTTGCCGGTCATGTCCACGAAGGTGGCCAGGAGGAAGCGGACGTTGTGGGCGCGGGCGATGTCCGCGAGGGAGATGGTGGGTTCTTCGGCTGGAGTGTCCGGGCGGGGTGCCGGCGGCTCGGTGCGGGCGGGAGCGGTGAACTCCGCCGCGGTGGTTACAGCAGGGGTTGCGACACTTGTCATCGAAACATTCCTGTCCGGGTTGGTGTTAGCTACTAGTAAACCTTGTTGCACCAGAGTATCCAAGCTGACATTTCATGCGTCGGGCGGGCAGGTTAACTTGATGTTTCCCCGGACGCACCGTTTTGCGGGCCTTCCCGCCCCGGGGCTTGGCGCATCAGAGGCTTGTTCGCGGATCAGAGCCTTGAAGAGTCGGGTTGTGCGAACAGGCCCATGATTCGCGGGCACGGCGCCCATCCCGCGGTCCCCATCCATGGCGAACTAACCTGCGGGCACAGCAAAGCGGCGGCCGTCCCGGAAGGGACGGCCGCCGCTGGGAAGGACAAAGCCGGGAGGCCGGTCACTCTTAGGAGACGCGGAGCTCCACAACCTGCGAGCGCTCCAGCCCGCCGCCCACATGGATTTCGAAGGTCCCGGCCTCCACGGCGTACTGGTCCTGGTTGTCCCAGAAGCCGAGATCCTGCCAGCCCAGCTCAAAGATCACTGTTGTGGACTGGTCCGGGTCCAGGGTTGACCGAGTGAACGAGCGCAACCGGCGGACAGGCTGGGCCAGCGACGCCACCAGGTCCCGAATGAACACCATGGTGACTTCGTCCCCTGCCACCGCCCCGGTGTTCGTGACGGAAACCGACACTTCAACTGATCTCCCCGCACGGAGATCGTCCAAGGAAATACTTGCTGGAGTCACGCTGGCCCCGCCGTGCTGGAAGGTGGTGTAGCTGAGGCCGTGCCCAAACGGGAACTGCGGTCCCAGTTCGAGGTCCCTGTACTTGGACGTGTAATGGTCATCCGTGTTGCCGGGACCCAGCAATCCCACGTCGAGGGCGCCGCCGTCGATCGTTCCGGAAATCGTGGCCGGGCGCCCAGTGTTCTCGTGGTCGTAGTAAATGGGAACCTGGCTGGAAGACCTGGGGAACGTCATGGGCAACCGCCCGCCCGGGTTCACTGCGCCACTCAGGGCACGGGCCACGGCGCGCGGGCTTTCCAACCCCGAGTGCCACGCTTCCAAAAGCGCCGGTACAGCATCGATCCATGCGGCGGTAACCAGGGGCCGCCCATTGAACATGACAACGGCCGACGGCGTGCCGGTGGCAGCCACAGCAAGGATCAGCTCTTCCTGGGCACCGGGAAGCCTGAGGTCGCTGCGGGAGTTCGCCTCACCTGACAGCGCCGAAGGTTCCCCGACAGCAACTACGATCGCGTCGAAGTCAGCACCGTCAGCCACGGCCTGGGATATCGATTCGGACTCACCACCAAAAAAGCCCGTGGCGTCCCTCACGGTCAGTTGCCACTCCGGGCATTCTTGCCGAATCGCATCGGCCAGCGAGTCCGCGGGTTCGGCAAAGGACTGTACCCACGCACCGAGGTGATCAGTGCTGTTGGCGTAGGGCCCCACAAGGAGTACCCGCTGTGGAGCCGGGCTAAGGGGCAAAACGGACTCGTTCTTGAGCAGGACCAGCCCCTTCTCTGCAGCGGCCAGCGTAGCCCGGCGGCTGTCAGGGGACGGCACCGTCACCTCGTGCTCGGGCGCCCGGTACGGATTGGCGAACAAGCCCAGCGCAAGTTTC from Pseudarthrobacter chlorophenolicus A6 encodes:
- a CDS encoding FAD-dependent oxidoreductase is translated as MGDPLPDPSDYVVVGAGLAGAATAWQLAARGHQVTLLERDVPAAHNASSHGSARIFRYAYPDPFYTQAVLDSKALWDSLAAEAGTELITPFGAVDYGPTRQPALLAGVLAGAGIGHELLSAAEARSRWPQIAFDTEVLWHPGAGVIDAETSVNAMVALAVRNGARVLTGWTVERVERLGRGTGAGYRLHSAAGETFDAGNVVISAGGWLPRLLDSLPLPAGFLAGLPEFTVRQEQAFHFRYRDGYPGATWPTFIHKAADIQAYGLPGGRDAGFAGQKVAEYNGGPLIPSAADQTGQVDPANRARVVDYVSRYLPGLDPEPYAETTCLFTNTPNEDFLIDRADNLTVVSPCSGHGAKFAPLIGQWAADLATGAAVVPDRFRSTASPALTT
- a CDS encoding FMN-binding glutamate synthase family protein — encoded protein: MTITSIPAPAQRPAAAPANIAELGLRESATFDRATIADIQRAAATGVYDIRGWGAKRKVPHFDDLLFLGASMSRYPLEGYREKCDTDVVLGDRHASRPLHLQTPVTIAGMSFGALSANAKEALGRGASEVGTSTTTGDGGMTPEERGQSKHLVYQYLPSRYGMNPDDLRKADAIEIVLGQGAKPGGGGMLLGQKITERVAGMRTLPVGIDQRSASRHPDWTGPDDLEIKIGELREITGWKTPIYVKIGASRPYYDTALAVKSGADVVVVDGMQGGTAATQQVFIENVGIPTLAAIPQAVQALQELGVHRKVQLIVSGGIRTGADVAKAMALGADAVAIGTAALIALGDNDPRYAAEYAGLGSAAGFYDDFQDGRDPAGITTQDPELSSRLDPVAAGKRLANYLRVLTMEAQTIARACGKSHLHNLEPEDLVALTIEASAMARVPLAGTSWIPGVQGSF
- a CDS encoding GltB/FmdC/FwdC-like GXGXG domain-containing protein, with amino-acid sequence MVTLTAPEALETAATAEAPTVVDLADAPVRGLNQDLHHAVDGQSWTVTHPGGKHSLAVGINADVNVTIEGHAGYYAAGMHQKGTVTVNGNAGVGLAENIMSGTVHVTGDASQSAAATGHGGLVVIDGNAGARCGISMKGVDIVVGGNIGHMSAFMAQAGRLVVCGDAGDALGDSIYEARIYVKGTVASLGADCIEKPLRDEHLAELAELLSTAGRTDNPADFKRYGSARNLYHFHVDNSTAY
- a CDS encoding class II glutamine amidotransferase domain-containing protein encodes the protein MCGIAALQLRNPSLHPRMGSLLSSMLCQIVDRGPDSAGLAVYNTPGLVSPGTSTLSLLGKDQGITTADITSGVAALLPADAAAAVRVVGDTTLVSAAVGTDLLAKAVTETVPGATIIGRGEHVAVMKSVGHPMEIAAEHGLEAMAGSQGLSHTRMATESAVTAGGSHPFSVADDLCLVHNGSFSNHATVRRELKREGVVFDSENDTEVGARYVASRLKQGDTLEEALVNLGKVLDGFYTLVVTTADSMAVVRDPIACKPAIIAETDDYVAMASEYRALAALPGIDNARIFEPEPGKVYTWSL
- the glnT gene encoding type III glutamate--ammonia ligase, whose translation is MTSVATPAVTTAAEFTAPARTEPPAPRPDTPAEEPTISLADIARAHNVRFLLATFVDMTGKPCAKLVPVEAADELEKGAMGFAGYAAGLIGQKPQDADLIAVPDLTSFTPVPFIKEGLAIIHCDPHVNGKPWPYAPRVILKNALARLADQGMQAKVGAEVEYFLVNRNDDGTLSTADTRDDSPRPCYDARGVTRMYEHLTSISEAMNSLGWGNYANDHEDAAGQFEQNFNYADALTTADRVVSLRYILNILAEQRGMTATFMPKPFTDRTGTGLHFHLSLWSDGNALFPGAEDAEKTADDGGRGLGLSGLAYSFIGGILDHAPALQAFLAPTVNSYKRTGATTSSSGATWSPRKASYGGNDRTHMIRVPDNKRIELRSGDGSANPYLAIATAVAAGLDGVEKSMDPGTPSGPGESKADAHLLPATLLHAVEALRRDPVILASLSGDAAIGAYYADAKEDEFLSWHNQVSDWEIRTYLTSI
- a CDS encoding glycoside hydrolase family 3 N-terminal domain-containing protein, producing MTLAPAHHELVENLLESLTWEQKLAQLQIAFRPRLEDAAELVRSGIGAIFWPRSAGATNELQRIAREETPHGIPLLVGLDVIHGQRTTFPVPIAQAASFDPATAEVDARVTAQEAASGGVNWTFSPMIDVSRDPRWGRVVEGFGEDAYVNSVFGAAKVRGYQGKSLSDPGSILACAKHFVAYGQVEGGRDYNTVDVSSQRLRNVYLDPFRAAVDAGVATVMAAFNTVSGRPAHANHHLLTSILKDEFGFEGVVVGDADGVVNLLDHGIAEDMEDALRQSFAAGLDVEMGGNVTTADGGARLGPDDVPVARVDDAVRRVLRLKLALGLFANPYRAPEHEVTVPSPDSRRATLAAAEKGLVLLKNESVLPLSPAPQRVLLVGPYANSTDHLGAWVQSFAEPADSLADAIRQECPEWQLTVRDATGFFGGESESISQAVADGADFDAIVVAVGEPSALSGEANSRSDLRLPGAQEELILAVAATGTPSAVVMFNGRPLVTAAWIDAVPALLEAWHSGLESPRAVARALSGAVNPGGRLPMTFPRSSSQVPIYYDHENTGRPATISGTIDGGALDVGLLGPGNTDDHYTSKYRDLELGPQFPFGHGLSYTTFQHGGASVTPASISLDDLRAGRSVEVSVSVTNTGAVAGDEVTMVFIRDLVASLAQPVRRLRSFTRSTLDPDQSTTVIFELGWQDLGFWDNQDQYAVEAGTFEIHVGGGLERSQVVELRVS